A genomic region of Chionomys nivalis chromosome 12, mChiNiv1.1, whole genome shotgun sequence contains the following coding sequences:
- the LOC130885189 gene encoding PCNA-associated factor-like, producing the protein MVQTKANYVPGAYRKVVASRAPRKVLGSSTFVTSSSSCSSRKVKISMQEGIQFCVRPTPKWQKGIGEFFRLSPKDPEKDNQVPEEAGCSGLGTLKRKACPLQPDHPDDENE; encoded by the coding sequence ATGGTGCAGACCAAAGCAAACTACGTCCCAGGAGCCTACAGAAAAGTGGTGGCTTCTCGAGCCCCCAGGAAGGTGCTTGGCTCCTCCACCTTTGTCACCAGTTCTTCATCGTGTTCGTCGAGAAAAGTTAAAATAAGTATGCAGGAGGGAATCCAGTTTTGTGTGCGCCCAACTCCAAAGTGGCAAAAAGGCATTGGAGAATTCTTCAGGCTGTCTCCTAAAGATCCTGAAAAAGATAACCAGGTTCCTGAGGAAGCAGGATGCAGTGGCTTAGGAACattgaaaagaaaagcatgtcCTTTGCAACCTGATCACCCAGATGACGAAAATGAATAG